One stretch of Juglans microcarpa x Juglans regia isolate MS1-56 chromosome 3D, Jm3101_v1.0, whole genome shotgun sequence DNA includes these proteins:
- the LOC121256340 gene encoding microtubule-associated protein 70-1-like codes for MVEVYEGGTVAPETAAPEESNGSAEPTHAPTPPAPLMVSGSFKDGKSSSRRRVSVRPSLDADEFFNLLHGSDPVKVELNRLENEVRDKDRELGEAQAEIKALRLSERLREKAVEELTEELSKVEEKLKLTESLLESRNLEIKKINDEKKASMAAQFAAEATLRRVHAAQKDDDMPPIEAILAPLEAELKIAKQEIAKLQDDNKALDRLTKSKEAALIEAERTVQVALAKASLVDDLQNKNQELMKQIEICQEENKILDKMHRQKVAEVEKLTQTVRELEEAVLAGGAAANAVRDYQRKVQEMNEERKTLDRELARAKVTANRVAVVVANEWKDANDKVMPVKQWLEERRFLQGEMQQLRDKLAVTERAAKSEAQLKEKYHLRLKVLEESLRGSSSSNPRSTPEGRSISNGSSRRQSLGGADNISRLTSNGYLSKRTPASQFRSTSSSSSSSAVLKHAKGTSKSFDGGSRSLERSKIILNGTSPSHSFNQSCEGTKDGEANSNWKESLDEKPNEFQMVDTDDSVPGVLYDLLQKEVIILRKAGHEKDQSLKDKDDAIEMLAKKVETLTKAMEVEAKKMRREVAAMEKEVAAMRVEKEHENRAKRFGNAKGPVTSAQLLSARNVTRGGLTRSTQ; via the exons ATGGTGGAGGTGTACGAAGGAGGAACAGTGGCTCCTGAGACGGCGGCGCCGGAGGAGAGCAATGGCAGTGCCGAGCCGACGCACGCTCCGACTCCACCGGCGCCGCTGATGGTGTCGGGATCGTTCAAGGATGGTAAGAGCTCGTCGCGGAGAAGGGTGTCAGTGAGGCCCAGCCTGGACGCGGACGAGTTCTTTAACCTGCTTCACGGGTCGGATCCGGTCAAGGTCGAGCTCAATCGGCTCGAGAACGAAGTCCGAG ACAAGGACCGGGAGTTGGGAGAGGCCCAGGCGGAGATCAAGGCCTTGAGGTTATCTGAACGACTTAGAGAAAAGGCCGTGGAAGAG CTCACTGAAGAACTGTCAAAGGTTGAGGAGAAGCTGAAGTTAACAGAATCTCTTCTAGAAAGCAGA AATcttgaaattaagaaaatcaacGACGAGAAGAAGGCTTCCATGGCAGCTCAGTTTGCTGCTGAAGCCACTCTTCGAAGGGTTCATGCTGCTCAAAAAGATGATGATATGCCTCCAATTGAAGCCATTCTTGCCCCTCTAGAAGCTGAGCTCAAGATTGCTAAACAGGAG ATTGCAAAACTTCAAGACGATAACAAAGCATTAGACCGTCTTACAAAATCAAAAGAAGCAGCTTTAATTGAAGCTGAGAGGACAGTTCAGGTTGCCCTGGCAAAGGCCTCTTTGGTGGATGATCTCCAAAATAAAAACCAGGAACTAATGAAGCAGATAGAAATATGCcag gaagaaaataaaatcttggACAAAATGCATAGACAGAAGGTTGCAGAAGTTGAAAAGCTTACTCAAACTGTTCGGGAGTTGGAAGAGGCTGTTCTTGCCGGTGGTGCGGCTGCGAATGCTGTGAGGGATTATCAGAGAAAAGTTCAGGAGATGAAT GAGGAAAGGAAAACACTTGACCGGGAGCTGGCCCGCGCAAAGGTTACTGCTAATAGAGTGGCTGTAGTGGTTGCAAATGAGTGGAAGGATGCTAATGACAAAGTGATGCCTGTGAAGCAATGGCTTGAAGAACGAAGATTCTTGCAG GGAGAAATGCAGCAACTACGGGACAAGCTTGCTGTAACTGAGAGAGCTGCAAAGTCTGAAGCACAGTTGAAA gaaaaatatcatttacgACTAAAAGTGCTAGAGGAGAGTTTGAGAGGATCTTCTAGTAGTAATCCTCGGAGTACACCAGAGGGACGAAGCATAAGCAATGGGTCTTCTCGTCGACAGTCCCTGGGTGGAGCTGATAACATCTCAAGATTAACCTCCAATGGTTATTTATCAAAGAGAACACCAGCCTCTCAGTTTAGATCCACTTCTTCGTCCTCTAGCAGCAGTGCAGTATTGAAGCATGCTAAAGGCACTTCAAAATCATTTGATGGTGGCTCAAGGTCTTTGGAAAGGAGtaagattattttaaatgggaCAAGCCCCAGCCATTCATTCAACCAATCTTGTGAGGGAACAAAGGATGGTGAGGCAAATAGTAACTGGAAAGAAAGTTTGGATGAGAAACCAAATGAGTTCCAGATGGTGGATACAGATGATAGTGTCCCAGGGGTTTTGTATGATTTACTGCAAAAAGAGGTCATAATTTTGAGGAAAGCTGGCCATGAGAAAGATCAAAGCCTGAAAGACAAGGATGATGCTATTGAG ATGTTAGCTAAGAAGGTAGAGACATTGACCAAGGCAATGGAAGTCGAAgcaaagaagatgagaagagaagTAGCTGCCATGGAAAAGGAGGTAGCTGCCATGCGAGTAGAAAAAGAACATGAGAATCGGGCGAAGAGGTTTGGTAATGCAAAGGGCCCTGTCACCAGTGCTCAGCTGCTTTCTGCAAG AAACGTGACACGAGGGGGGTTGACACGCAGCACCCAATGA